A DNA window from Tenuifilaceae bacterium CYCD contains the following coding sequences:
- a CDS encoding glycerol-3-phosphate dehydrogenase — MENKKRVSVIGSGSWATAIAKILHEAQPIGWYIRETEIIDHLKKHRNNPYYLSSVQFDLKKLKISNDINETIKKSDVLVFVVPASYIKVWLEPLKVNFDNKFIVSAIKGIVPEDDSTIAEFFNRTYNIPFDRIGIISGPSHAEEVALERLSYLTFSCKDINHAKEIAALFESHYIKTNVGTDIYGTEYSAVLKNIYALAAGIAHGLGYGDNFLSVLISNAQLEIERFLKETHPGNRHMSTSAYLGDLLVTAYSQFSRNRTFGAMIGKGYSVKSTIMEMNMVAEGYNASKCIKEINSKYNVKMPIAEAVYNILYENISPAIEMKLLTDKLK; from the coding sequence ATGGAAAACAAAAAAAGAGTTTCAGTCATTGGCAGCGGTAGTTGGGCAACGGCTATCGCCAAAATTCTTCACGAAGCACAACCTATTGGTTGGTATATTCGCGAGACAGAGATTATTGATCATCTCAAAAAACACCGAAACAATCCTTACTATCTGAGTTCGGTTCAGTTTGATCTAAAAAAACTGAAGATTAGCAACGACATAAACGAAACAATCAAAAAATCAGACGTTCTGGTTTTTGTTGTTCCCGCATCATATATCAAAGTTTGGCTTGAACCCCTTAAAGTCAACTTCGATAATAAATTTATTGTATCGGCCATTAAGGGAATTGTCCCCGAAGATGATAGCACAATTGCCGAATTTTTTAACCGCACGTACAATATTCCTTTCGATCGGATAGGTATTATTAGCGGCCCGAGCCATGCCGAAGAAGTTGCATTGGAACGCCTCTCGTACCTTACATTCTCCTGCAAGGATATAAATCATGCAAAGGAAATTGCAGCATTATTCGAAAGCCATTACATAAAAACCAACGTGGGCACTGATATATATGGCACAGAATATAGTGCTGTACTAAAAAATATTTACGCGCTAGCTGCAGGAATTGCTCACGGTTTAGGCTACGGTGATAATTTTCTATCGGTACTCATAAGCAACGCACAACTAGAAATTGAACGATTTCTTAAAGAAACTCACCCCGGCAACCGTCACATGAGCACATCGGCTTATCTTGGAGATTTACTTGTTACCGCCTACTCGCAGTTTAGCCGTAACCGGACCTTTGGCGCTATGATTGGCAAAGGCTACTCCGTAAAATCAACCATCATGGAAATGAATATGGTTGCCGAGGGTTACAATGCGTCAAAATGTATTAAGGAGATAAACTCAAAGTACAATGTGAAGATG
- the ehrL gene encoding hydrogenase, producing MNYISIKNNQTVPIADIPVLDYQQFRETNISLLIKHSDRHCVNYFGYAQGNSIKLICCIADDSTHEICISSCIVDPSKKFESMSSKLLCFERFERELSENFGITFVNHPWMKPVRYSYNRADKSSVMDNYPFFNIDSEELHEVGVGPIHAGVIEPGHFRFICNGEQILHLEIQLGYQHRGLEDLFLQKKNLLQRVTLAESIAGDTVAGHTSAFCYLWESLSGCDPKPEIDFYRTLALELERIAIHTGDLSAICTDIAYQLGSSVFGRLRTPIINFTQEWGGNRLSKGLIRPGKTQFPFTKELGDRLNEVLNTYEPDFNEMCTELFKLPSALSRLERTGIVSYEDVLSIGTVGMSARMSGLTRDIRTSHPYALYPQLNHEPILKHHGDVYSRAQIRREEIWQSMSYIRQLLKNIPKSKTNYDMPNKLQPNAFSISLVEGWRGEICHCAITDSDGDLAVYKVKDPSFHNWLALALAVRNNEISDFPICNKSFNLSYCGHDL from the coding sequence ATGAACTACATATCAATTAAAAATAACCAAACCGTTCCAATTGCCGATATTCCAGTGTTGGACTATCAGCAATTCCGTGAAACAAATATTTCACTGCTAATCAAGCATTCCGATCGGCATTGCGTAAACTATTTTGGGTACGCCCAAGGCAATAGCATCAAACTTATCTGCTGCATTGCCGATGACTCCACGCACGAAATTTGCATCAGTTCCTGCATAGTGGATCCATCCAAAAAGTTTGAATCGATGTCGAGCAAACTACTTTGCTTCGAGAGGTTTGAACGGGAACTATCCGAAAACTTCGGAATAACCTTTGTGAATCATCCATGGATGAAACCGGTTCGATACTCCTATAACAGAGCCGACAAGTCCAGCGTTATGGATAATTACCCATTTTTCAACATCGATAGCGAAGAACTCCACGAGGTTGGTGTTGGGCCAATTCACGCAGGTGTTATTGAGCCAGGGCATTTCCGATTTATCTGCAACGGAGAGCAAATACTCCATCTTGAAATTCAACTTGGATATCAGCATAGAGGTCTTGAGGATCTATTCCTACAAAAAAAGAATCTACTTCAACGGGTAACTCTTGCCGAAAGCATAGCAGGCGATACAGTTGCAGGTCACACATCAGCATTCTGCTACCTTTGGGAAAGTTTAAGCGGTTGCGATCCAAAGCCAGAGATCGACTTTTACAGAACCCTGGCACTAGAACTAGAACGAATTGCAATACATACTGGCGATTTAAGCGCCATATGCACTGATATTGCTTACCAGTTAGGCAGTTCAGTTTTTGGCCGATTAAGAACTCCTATAATAAATTTTACCCAGGAATGGGGAGGCAACAGGCTCTCTAAAGGTTTGATAAGACCAGGAAAAACGCAATTCCCATTCACAAAGGAACTTGGTGATAGGCTCAATGAAGTATTAAACACTTACGAGCCAGATTTCAACGAGATGTGCACGGAACTATTCAAACTACCAAGTGCCTTATCGCGGTTAGAACGTACCGGCATTGTTTCATACGAAGATGTTCTAAGTATTGGAACTGTTGGAATGTCTGCCCGCATGAGTGGACTAACCAGAGATATTAGAACTTCACACCCATACGCTTTATATCCACAGCTAAACCATGAGCCAATCCTAAAACATCATGGCGATGTATACTCCCGGGCACAAATCCGTAGGGAAGAGATATGGCAATCGATGTCCTATATTCGGCAATTGCTAAAGAATATTCCCAAAAGCAAGACCAACTACGATATGCCCAATAAACTTCAGCCAAACGCATTCTCAATATCATTGGTTGAGGGCTGGAGAGGCGAAATTTGCCATTGCGCCATTACTGACTCAGATGGAGACCTTGCGGTTTATAAGGTAAAAGATCCATCATTCCACAACTGGCTTGCACTTGCACTTGCAGTTCGCAATAACGAAATTTCCGATTTCCCGATTTGTAATAAGAGTTTTAACCTATCGTACTGCGGTCATGACCTCTAA
- the rlmN_2 gene encoding putative dual-specificity RNA methyltransferase RlmN, with protein sequence MEVMDARFLVGQELDSLTNILINEGGSASHAQKLSRWLYRKRLSDLRTIDNIPKILLEKVCLRYGVGYYQPIETFNAADGSRKYLFQNDNGQRFESLLMKSLRRTTLCVSSQSGCRMGCKFCMTGSIGFKGNLTAHDILNQLLSIPDSKSVNRIVIMGMGEPFDNSDEVLRAIRILTADWGCAFGKSNITLSSVGILDELEIFLKNPICNLAISLHSPFPEERKSLMPIEMANPIATVIDLIKKYPLPKPLRVSFEYVALGGINLSEQHAEAISKLLQGIQCHLNIIPWNSHENALFNTPNDDELQVFINLLNSLGVLTTIRKSMGGEIAAACGQMAGKHSGVSRL encoded by the coding sequence ATGGAAGTTATGGATGCACGTTTTTTAGTGGGGCAGGAGTTAGATTCGTTAACGAATATTTTGATTAACGAGGGTGGCTCTGCCAGTCATGCCCAAAAACTTTCGCGGTGGCTTTACCGGAAACGGTTATCTGATCTTCGAACAATTGACAATATTCCAAAAATATTACTCGAGAAGGTTTGCTTGCGTTATGGAGTAGGCTACTATCAACCAATCGAAACGTTTAATGCTGCCGATGGATCACGGAAGTATTTGTTTCAAAATGATAATGGCCAGCGATTTGAGTCTTTATTAATGAAGTCTCTGAGGAGAACCACGCTTTGCGTTTCGTCGCAATCGGGATGCCGGATGGGGTGTAAATTTTGCATGACAGGGAGCATAGGGTTTAAGGGTAACTTAACGGCTCATGATATTTTAAACCAGTTGTTGTCGATTCCTGATAGCAAGAGTGTGAACAGAATTGTAATTATGGGAATGGGGGAGCCTTTCGATAATTCCGATGAGGTTTTAAGAGCGATAAGAATACTTACTGCCGATTGGGGCTGCGCATTTGGAAAGTCGAATATAACTCTATCTAGCGTTGGGATACTGGATGAACTGGAAATCTTTTTAAAGAATCCCATTTGTAATTTGGCTATCAGTTTACATTCGCCTTTTCCTGAAGAACGCAAGAGTTTGATGCCGATTGAGATGGCGAATCCTATAGCAACGGTAATCGATTTAATAAAAAAGTATCCATTGCCAAAACCCTTAAGGGTATCTTTTGAATATGTGGCTTTAGGGGGTATTAATTTGAGTGAACAACATGCTGAGGCAATATCGAAACTGCTACAGGGGATTCAATGTCACTTGAATATTATTCCTTGGAATTCGCATGAAAATGCTCTGTTCAACACCCCTAATGATGATGAACTGCAAGTTTTCATCAATCTTTTAAACTCGCTAGGGGTGTTAACCACCATTCGTAAGTCGATGGGGGGCGAAATTGCTGCAGCCTGTGGACAAATGGCTGGAAAGCATTCCGGAGTAAGCCGGCTTTAG
- the ehrS gene encoding hydrogenase: protein MLDNLKILYHQGKQFIPNVKTAKVPGIFRGRPIISTQKVNETELANLCPMHAISSNPVAIDLGKCTFCGECALQYPEKIKFTTDYKISTNERERLIVKEGDDFAIEVNPAAVRKEIRQIFGKSLKLRQVSAGGDNSCEWELNAANNVQFDMSRFGIEFVASPRHADGIAITGPITQNMAKALEIAYNATPDPKVIVLVGTDAISGGIFAGSPALDRSFLENHKVDLYIPGNPTHPLTIINGLLDLTRKKR from the coding sequence ATGCTAGATAATCTAAAAATATTATACCATCAGGGAAAGCAATTCATCCCAAATGTAAAAACCGCTAAGGTTCCCGGAATATTTAGGGGAAGACCCATTATTAGTACCCAAAAGGTAAACGAAACTGAATTGGCTAACCTTTGCCCCATGCATGCGATTAGCAGCAATCCGGTTGCAATTGACTTAGGCAAGTGTACCTTTTGCGGGGAATGCGCGTTACAATATCCCGAAAAAATTAAGTTCACCACCGATTATAAAATTTCCACAAACGAACGGGAAAGACTTATTGTTAAGGAGGGTGATGATTTCGCAATAGAAGTTAACCCTGCAGCTGTTCGTAAAGAAATTAGACAAATATTTGGAAAATCTTTAAAATTGAGGCAGGTAAGCGCTGGTGGCGATAACAGTTGCGAGTGGGAGCTAAATGCGGCTAATAACGTTCAGTTTGACATGAGCCGTTTTGGTATTGAGTTTGTAGCATCGCCCCGCCATGCCGACGGAATTGCAATAACAGGCCCTATCACCCAAAATATGGCAAAAGCCCTAGAGATTGCATACAACGCAACACCCGATCCGAAAGTAATTGTGCTGGTTGGCACAGATGCCATAAGTGGAGGAATTTTTGCTGGAAGCCCAGCCTTGGATAGAAGTTTCTTGGAGAATCACAAGGTTGACCTTTATATTCCAGGAAATCCTACACATCCGCTCACCATCATAAATGGATTATTGGATTTAACTAGAAAAAAGCGGTAG